The nucleotide sequence AACAGCTATGATTACTTATGGTGATTTACTGCAATGAGTATGGCCAATTCATTTGGATTACTTCCCACGAACTTCAAACATTTCAAGAGGGGCTTCTTGATCTCATTCTATGGGGTTTTGTCCTGAGAACGCAGTCAGCATGATGTTCTGATAGAGCATCAATGGGACACGCTGTCCCACATAAATGCATAAGCAGAGCGCATATAGATGGACACGACTGCTTGGGAATTGATTCATGACTTCAATCAAGAAGCAGATGTATTTGTAAGTTAATTCATATCCTTCTTTTTAATGCAGTCTCAATAAGATTTGCTTGTAGTAGTCAGTAGGCCTAAACCAAAAGGATTAGGCTATAGGATTACCGCTTCACTGAAGGTTGAGGTAACCCTAACATTGTTTCAATGACTGTTGGTCAGTTGCAACATGTTTCATAGTGACCCCACTGACCTCTCACATCAGATTGACCTTTGGCCACTAACAGGCTGACAAGCGGCCACCTCATCACCTCCACGGGCATACATGGAcatttgtgactcgtttcaggaaactaggtgtatgtcgcacgtcactacttcacagcagaggcatttgaacgtaaacatgtatttttttatcttcttttatttttgcagaaataccttctggaacatgtgaactttcatgtgccttaataacaaatgtaTATTCCATccataaataagaataaaattgttaaattacgagcctagttggtttagccacggaaaaagacagGATCTTTCCTGCTAGCcacgattggctgagataatggctgGGCTGGATATGcagggagatgagtttggattggtctgccatttagcatgcttctgtctatcacgtgagctgttcagtatgtgttgACAGTCCTCTCTACCGTGcggtttttgaaagatataatgATAGCCATCGACAACTACAAAACGTTTTgatacttttctcaacaacattgataGCCTGAATGTAGTAGGCGCTCtcgacagatcagttggaaaaagtgacGGTTTACTTTGTGCACACGCCATGGTCAGTGTGAATCGGAGTCACTTGACAAAATGCTGGCCCCAAAAAGATGTAACTACAAACAAAAcggagttaaatggttccagtaTACTGCGAAGCATTCGTCCATGTATAccggtaagagtctagctacatgtTCAGATATACATTTGGTAAGAAAGTCCAACGTTAGCTTGTGGCTTGTGGCTCGCTAGCTAGCGTTGCGTGTATGATCTTTGTAGTAATATTATTAGAATCAGAATTCCATTTGCATTGcttgttatagcctaatgttagctagcttacattgaacctagtttgttagctttagctacctgcagattcatactgcagctatgacaatgtttgtattggtagtagtacgAGTTGGGATGATGCCGGttgattgtttagctagctagctacatgtctaaacaaaagactccacttcggccagattattacatgacccatcaaattagccagctgtgtctgggggtgattatggCCATCTATTCTATTTCATGAACATGTATAACATGTCCAGACAacagtgacccatccacttagctagatgtggccgGAGGGTAtttatagcatttccttcacatgaccaATCAATTTAGACAAGTATGGTGGGTAACCGTCAtctaataatgataaaatatttatgaaatatttttatctggacactttctgtttttgatattgctactatgcaagtaaccgattcactgtactgtttacatcttctgtatcctgtgcatgtgacaaataaacgttattttatttgacatagtgtgtgtttaccacatggccccacgtgtgaatccttaaagtgatgggtggggctaaggcttaagagagtgtgaatgatgctgaatgggtgtagacaaagaagagctctccagtaggggtaccaaaacattcaagggccattttatCAAAAGCCGGTTAAAATGTataaactttcaaagcagaattactttcccatttttCCTCAACTaaagtgtatgatatacaattttatAGCTCTGAGTCGCTATTTTTATCCAGtgtaaaaaacactatttcaaatgttgctacataatacCAAATCAAGGCAGACGGACACATTTAGGCTACTGCAAACTGTTCCACGCTACTCTTTTAGTCTGTAGTCTATGGGTGTCCATTCTACATTGGGGATTTTGTAGCAAATGGCTATGGAACTGTTCTTAAATTAGGTTGTTTTCCCATGGTCGCCTTTTTGTCTCCCATCATAAGGTAGTGCTGATGGACGTTCTTTCTGATTTAATCCCAGGATGTGAAATTACGCATAGAGAAAGGGATATGCAGCGGGAGGTTAGGTTACTTACCGATACGTCTCGATGCGCCATCTCTAACAGCCCATGCCGCTAATAGTGCCTATCCTGTCCATTTTGTGTCCGAAGCAGCCACTCCGGGCCGCGGCCCCTTTCTTGGTGTTAGCTTTGTGTCTCCGTGCACTGGGCTGGTCGTTCAGCAAGCGCGCCCACATGCCCTTGGCGCGAGTTTCCATGCGCAGGTCTCGCAGCAATCGTACCCTGGAGCGCAAGTTTTCCatcctccgctctctctcttcgGACGCCAGGAACTCCGACAGCTCCTCCCCCAACAAACTTCTAAGAGACTGGGACACAGAAACAAAACACCCGCTTTAGATACTACATTCTTATTTGAAACGACTTGGGTAAGCACCTGTCAGCAGATAGCCCATCTGGGAATGTTTCTGATAAACGGCAATACATCTGCGCATTCGGGAAATCAATTGCCTACTTTGGCAAGCAGTAAACTCACTCTCCTGCAGTTTTCTCAACAGTTTGGTTTTCAACTGGTCCTATAAAAGTAATTGGGTTTATTCCATATCAAACTTTACGCAATTATGCTACATCCAGTATAATGTTAGTGCTGCCTACACTTGATTCGCGTCCGGAGACACCAAAATACATGTTGTGTGGCACAGGAGGTTGGttacaccttaattggggaggacgggctcgtgataACGGCTgaagcggaattagtggaatgttATCAAATGCATCAAATGTGTTTGAggtcattccatttgctccgatccagccattactatgagccgtcctcccttcggCAGCCTTCACTGTTAAATGTGTAGCTACTAGCTACTGAATAGAAATCACATtaaatgctgcaattaattggccCATCCTTCAAAACCAAATTCTCAATTTGGGTGTTATCATAGGCTACATTTGCACTTTAACGCATGGGAAACGGTGTGTACATTGGTTGAATAAGGCGATGAACACCGGTCAGAAATAAGTCTCCTTCTCCTGGGGTTTCATGGATGCAGCGGAAAGACAGGTGCGCGTGCAGTGGGATATTAATTACTCACTGCTACATAGTGTTAGGACTATTCGTGCATAGAATATTCAGTTCCGAAATATCTGCGCTGCGAGTCTCTTGAAGGCAGATGCGCTTTTTCACCATCGCGCTCGCATGACCAAACGTTTGAGAAAATACGTTTTCTGGTTTAAAATACGCAGTACAATGAAATGTATAATTGGTCGCCGTATACATCGATATTACTTTTAAGAACCGCAAAGGCTAATTTGGTTAGACGTAAAGGCCACCGTCTCCTCATATCCGATGTCCAGTCGAGTGCTTCTCAAGGCGCGCTTGGGTACCAGCATGAATATCAAAATGATGCAAGAAAGAAAGTAGTCTTTAGATTTGTGTAAAACACAGTAGCATATCTCTCCATATATTTCGCTGATAAACAAGCATTTCCTTCTAGTAATAGCCTATGCGTACGTTGAGAAGCAGACAAAACCCATATCATCAACACGACTGGTGTAATTTAAATGCAATAGTCTTTAGACTTAATACTAATACGTTTAACAATATTATGAATATTAAAGCCCCCTCGTTAAAAAAGGAACAGTAGTCTATAGTTTATGATGGAGTAAACCATTATAGCCTGCATGCCAAGATATACATTGCCAGTAGCCTATACACTTGCATTCATTGTTCATGTTCTTTGGGGAACCATCGTGTGGACAATATTAGAGTGATATTTGCGCAAAATGAAAAATTGTTCTACAAAGAATCACAAATTACTAAGAACGCATTCCGCTCACAAATTGCGGCGCGCACATCAATGAAGTGACCTCACCTTCTGTTGCGCTGGTGGCAGAGGCTTCGCCCCTGTCCTCACTGAAAGCAGAATGATCATAAGTCCACAAGCCACCAAATGGGAGATGTTCATTCTGACAAGTTTTGTAAAGGATTCCTCTTTTCAGGATAAATGATATCGGTTGGTAACCAGTTGGTACTCTATGTCTCGCTGTCTGTCCTTACTCCAAGCTTCCCAAGTGCTGCTCTAACTGTGAATTAGTACTCGCGACTTTATAGCCAGCCACTGGTGATGTCATGACCACCTGCATATTGGTCTTCCCTCCCTTCTGTAACTTGCCAATTTCGTTTTTTACCCGTACCTGCGGCTTGAGGAGCACGTCATGCTACATGATTAATTAAATTATACACAGACTGGTCATTGTGGCTTAAATTAATGAGAATAATATAGATTACATTATTGTTATACCATGTGCCACTAGGACTGGTTTGAATCCAAAACCGTACTCAACTGATTGAAAATGAGAAATTATATGTATTTCATAACTGTTGAAGTGTGACATTGGCAGAGACATGAGACTATATTAAAATGCCAACCGCCCACCGCGATGAAATGAGGTTGGACAATGAGTTCCAAAGAAATCAAGACCTAACTTGTTAGATGCAACAGAGTTTGTGTGGAATGATTACCCACTCAGCATTACCATATTGCGGGGGAAAGTGTATCAAACACCATTCCAAAAGATGTGCTGTCATGGCAGGCCTAAATTATATAATTGTAAAactaaaataaatgtttgttaTTATTTATAATGATTTATTCGTCTTTCAGCTGTATAGAGTTGAACCCATAATAACACATGCCAACATGCCCGTTAATTCCTGGGGAAATCATTAATAAGGTGTAACTTTAAAATATGAGCCCCCAAAACttgaattaaaaatatatacaaaggCTTTAATTTGCACTCTAAAATATGCTGGGTTAAAAACAAACCAGCACTGGGTAAATAATGTACAGAACACACGTTGGATTATTTTTGACCCAGTTGGGTTATTGAGTTATAATCCAACGGGTTAGATCAGAAGACTAGAGGTGTGTCTTAGATTTGAAACAGTTATAGGCCTACGCTCAAAAGACCATGGTTCATTCGATTTATCAAGCGTGTCAGATCCCACAAACATCATTGATGCCACAGAGGTGACAT is from Salvelinus alpinus chromosome 16, SLU_Salpinus.1, whole genome shotgun sequence and encodes:
- the LOC139540675 gene encoding C-type natriuretic peptide 4-like, with translation MNISHLVACGLMIILLSVRTGAKPLPPAQQKSLRSLLGEELSEFLASEERERRMENLRSRVRLLRDLRMETRAKGMWARLLNDQPSARRHKANTKKGAAARSGCFGHKMDRIGTISGMGC